The Pogona vitticeps strain Pit_001003342236 chromosome 3, PviZW2.1, whole genome shotgun sequence genome includes a window with the following:
- the RNF121 gene encoding E3 ubiquitin ligase RNF121 isoform X1 produces the protein MAVVVEMEVGAPHEHDLDEVDLSHLPAEERWRIEHARMHAKHRGHEAMHAEMVLILIATLVVAQLLLVQWKQRHPRSYNMVTLFQMWVVPLYFTVKLHWWRFLVIWVFFSAVTAFVTFRATRKPLVQTTPRLVYKWFLLIYKISYATGIVGYMAVMFTLFGLNLLFRIKPEDGMDFGISLLFYGLYYGVLERDFAEMCADYMASTIGFYSASGMPTKHLSDSVCAVCGQQIFVDVNEEGIIENTYRLSCNHVFHEFCIRGWCIVGKKQTCPYCKEKVDLKRMFSNPWERPHVMYGQLLDWLRYLVAWQPVIIGLVQGINYILGLE, from the exons atggcggtggtggtggagatGGAGGTGGGGGCTCCCCACGAGCACGACCTGGAcgag GTGGACCTCTCGCACCTGCCTGCCGAGGAGCGATGGAG gATCGAGCACGCTCGGATGCACGCCAAGCACCGTGGCCACGAGGCCATGCATGCAGAAATGGTCCTGATCCTGATCGCCACGCTGGTGGTGGCCCAGCTCCTCCTGGTGCAGTGGAAGCAAAGGCACCCGCGCTCCTACAAC ATGGTGACGCTTTTCCAGATGTGGGTCGTCCCCCTTTACTTCACAGTCAAGCTGCACTGGTGGCGGTTCCTCGTGATCTGGGTCTTCTTTTCAGCCGTCACCGCTTTCGTCACCTTCAGAGCGACACGGAAACCTCTCGTCCAGACGACACCCAG GTTGGTTTACAAATGGTTCCTGTTGATATACAAGATCAGCTACGCCACCGGGATTGTCGGGTACATGGCCGTCATGTTTACCCTCTTTGGTCTTAATTTATTATTCAG AATCAAGCCGGAAGATGGGATGGACTTTGGGATTTCTCTCCTGTTCTACGGCCTCTATTACGGCGTGTTGGAGCGCGACTTCGCAGAAATGTGTGCCGATTACATGGCCTCCACCATCGGG TTCTACAGCGCCTCGGGGATGCCAACGAAGCACCTCTCGGACAGCGTCTGCGCCGTCTGCGGCCAGCAGATCTTTGTGGACGTGAACGAAGAGGGGATCATCGAAAACACCTACCGGCTCTCCTGCAATCATGT CTTCCATGAGTTCTGCATCCGGGGCTGGTGCATCGTCGGGAAGAAACAGACCTGTCCGTACTGCAAGGAGAAGGTGGACCTCAAGCGGATGTTCAGCAACCC CTGGGAACGGCCGCACGTCATGTACGGGCAGCTCCTCGACTGGCTGCGCTACTTGGTAGCCTGGCAGCCGGTGATCATAGGACTGGTACAGGGCATCAACTACATCCTGGGACTGGAGtag
- the RNF121 gene encoding E3 ubiquitin ligase RNF121 isoform X2: protein MAVVVEMEVGAPHEHDLDEVDLSHLPAEERWRIEHARMHAKHRGHEAMHAEMVLILIATLVVAQLLLVQWKQRHPRSYNMVTLFQMWVVPLYFTVKLHWWRFLVIWVFFSAVTAFVTFRATRKPLVQTTPRIKPEDGMDFGISLLFYGLYYGVLERDFAEMCADYMASTIGFYSASGMPTKHLSDSVCAVCGQQIFVDVNEEGIIENTYRLSCNHVFHEFCIRGWCIVGKKQTCPYCKEKVDLKRMFSNPWERPHVMYGQLLDWLRYLVAWQPVIIGLVQGINYILGLE from the exons atggcggtggtggtggagatGGAGGTGGGGGCTCCCCACGAGCACGACCTGGAcgag GTGGACCTCTCGCACCTGCCTGCCGAGGAGCGATGGAG gATCGAGCACGCTCGGATGCACGCCAAGCACCGTGGCCACGAGGCCATGCATGCAGAAATGGTCCTGATCCTGATCGCCACGCTGGTGGTGGCCCAGCTCCTCCTGGTGCAGTGGAAGCAAAGGCACCCGCGCTCCTACAAC ATGGTGACGCTTTTCCAGATGTGGGTCGTCCCCCTTTACTTCACAGTCAAGCTGCACTGGTGGCGGTTCCTCGTGATCTGGGTCTTCTTTTCAGCCGTCACCGCTTTCGTCACCTTCAGAGCGACACGGAAACCTCTCGTCCAGACGACACCCAG AATCAAGCCGGAAGATGGGATGGACTTTGGGATTTCTCTCCTGTTCTACGGCCTCTATTACGGCGTGTTGGAGCGCGACTTCGCAGAAATGTGTGCCGATTACATGGCCTCCACCATCGGG TTCTACAGCGCCTCGGGGATGCCAACGAAGCACCTCTCGGACAGCGTCTGCGCCGTCTGCGGCCAGCAGATCTTTGTGGACGTGAACGAAGAGGGGATCATCGAAAACACCTACCGGCTCTCCTGCAATCATGT CTTCCATGAGTTCTGCATCCGGGGCTGGTGCATCGTCGGGAAGAAACAGACCTGTCCGTACTGCAAGGAGAAGGTGGACCTCAAGCGGATGTTCAGCAACCC CTGGGAACGGCCGCACGTCATGTACGGGCAGCTCCTCGACTGGCTGCGCTACTTGGTAGCCTGGCAGCCGGTGATCATAGGACTGGTACAGGGCATCAACTACATCCTGGGACTGGAGtag